A stretch of DNA from Catenulispora acidiphila DSM 44928:
GGCCCGGCGACGAGGAGGCTTCGGTCGTGCTGGCCTGGGCCGGCTCCTCCGACCGGGTCGCGGCGGCCGCGGTGGACGAGCTGGCCGAGGGCTGGGAGCGCAGCGGCTGGGAACGCGTGGTGGCGGTGCCGGCGGTCGGCGACCTGGCCGGTGAGGCGGTGCGCGAGCTGCGCGGACGCGGCGCGCGGCGGGTCGTGGTGGCGCCGTATTTCCTGGCGCCCGGCTTCCTGGCCGACCGGATCCGCTGCTCGGCGCAGGCTGCTGGGGCGGACGTGGTGGCGGCCGAGTTGGGGAACGCGCCGGAGGTGGCGTCGGCGGTGCTCGCTCGGTTCGACGGCGCGGTGTCGGCCTGCCTGGCGCACGTGGCCTGAGCCGCTCGCCGTTGACCGGTGCCGGCGTTCGGTATCTGCGTTCGGTACTGGCGTTCGGTATCTGTGTTCGGAAGCGACGCGCGGCATCGGCATGAGGGACCGGCGGAATCAGCGCCGCGGAGACGAGGTTGCAAGCTGCGGACTACCGCAACCTTTGAAAGGATCCGTGTATGCGCGCGATCGTCGTCGGCCAGACCGGCGGACCCGAGGTCCTACAGCTCTCCGACGTCACCGCTCCCGAGCCGGGACCCGGTGAGCTCTTGGTGGAGGTCGGCGCCGCCGGCGTGAACTTCATCGAGACCTACCAGCGCAGCGGCCTGTACGCGATAAAGCTGCCGTTCACGCCGGGCGCCGAGGCGGCCGGGCACGTGCTGGCGGTCGGCGAGGGGGTCACGGAGTTCCAGCCCGGGGACCGGGTGGCGACCGTGGACGCCCGCGGCAGCTACGCCGAACAGGTGATCGTGCCGGCCGACCGCGCCGTCACGGTGCCGGACAGCGTGGACATCCAGACCGCCGCCGCGGTGATGCTGCAGGGCATGACCGCGCACTACCTGACGCAGAGCACGTACCCGGTCAAGGGCGGCGAGACCGCGCTGGTCCACGCCGCCGCCGGAGGCATGGGCCTGCTGCTGACCCAGATGGTGAAGGCCGCCGGCGGCAAGGTGATCGGCACGGTCTCCAGCGACGCCAAGGCCAAGCTGGCCGCCGAGGCCGGCGCCGACGAGGTCATCCGCTACGACCAGGTGGCCGGCGAGGAACTGGCCGCCGAGGTGCGGCGCCGCAACGGCGGGCACGGCGTGCACGTGGTCTACGACGGCGTCGGCAAGGACACCTTCGAGGCCTCCCTCGGCGCGCTGCGCCCGCGCGGCATGCTGGTCAGCTTCGGCAACGCCTCGGGCCCGGTCCCGCCGTTCGCCCCGCTGCGGCTCTCGGCGGCCGGCTCGCTGTTCCTGACGCGCCCGACCCTCGGCAACTACATCGTCGCGCGGCAGGAGCTGGAGTGGCGCGCGGACGACCTGTTCCGCTGGATCCAGGAGGGCTCGCTGACCGTGCGGATCGGCGCCACGTTCCCGCTCGGCGAGGCCGGCGAGGCGCAGTCGGAGCTGGAGTCGCGCAAGACGACCGGCAAGCTGCTGCTGATCCCGTAAGGACGTACGGACACCGGTCACGGCCGCGTTCCCGGCTGCTTGCCCGGCTGCGTCCTCGGGCCAGCCCGCCGGGCAGCCGGGCCGCGGCCGGCTGCGATGAGGCACAGGACCGCGGCCAGGGCCGTGACCACCGGTCCGGCGCGCATGGAAGGCGCGACGGCGTCGATGCCCTGAAGTTTCGAGTGGAGCTGGAAGGCCGCCAAGGCCGCGCACACGGCCAGCACCGTCGCCGCCAGCAAGGACAACCAGGCCAGGCGCGACGCCGGCACGATCAGCCGCAGCGCCGACAGCACGATCAGCCCGATGCTCAACCACTGCAGGACATGCAGGCATGTGACCACGGAGCCGATGCTGTCCGAGACCGGCTTGGGATCGCCCATGATGTCGAACCCGGACCAGGACAGACTGCCGGCGGAGCCGTCCTGATAGTCGGCCCAGGGTATGGCCAGGGAGCCGAGGGTCAGCGCCGCGAAGCCGAGGGTGGCCAGCGCGTTGGCCCGGGAGTCGCCGGCCGCGGGCCGCACCGCGTGGTCCGCCTCCGGGGGCGGGACGTCGAGCATGGCGCTTATGGTCACGTATATCATCCGACCGAACAAGGGTCTTGATACCGCTCGGACTCAGTCAAGCTTCTGATGCATCACGTGGATGCCGACGTAGCCGTGTGCCCGGCTCAGGAACGCCTCGGGAACCGTACCGATGATCTCGAAGCCGATCGACCGCCACAGGTGCACCGCGCGGGCATTGCTCTCCACCACGGCGTTGAACTGCATCGCGCGATAGCCCTGCTCACGCGCCCACGCCAGGGTGTACTCGCCGAGCGCGCGGCCGACGCCCCGGCCCGCGGCCGCCGGGTCCACCATGTAGCTCGCGGTGGACACGTGCGCGCCGGGACCGGGCCGGTTCGGACCCATCTTCGCGCTGCCGAGGACCGTTCCGGCCGCGTCGACCGCGACCACGGTCAGCCCCGGCGGCTGCTCCATCCACATCGAGCAGCCCTCGGCCTCGGTGGGCTCGTAGGGGTAGACGTAGGTCTCACCCTCGGCGCAGATGCTGCGGAAGAACGGCCAGATGTGCGGCCAGTCCTCGTCGGTGGCCGGGCGGATCTGCATCGTCATGGCGCGAGGATAGGCTGCGTTCCTCTTAGGAGGCTCTTTAGGGGCTCTTTAGGAGACTCCTTAGGAGGCGCCCTTAGGAGGCGAGGACGCGCTTCTTCTCCGTCTCGATGTCGTAGTCGGCCGGCGGCCACTGCGGGTCGATCCGCTCCAGCGTCTCGACGAGCAGCCTGGTGATCGCGTAATTCCGGTACCACTTGCGGTCGGCGGGGATCACGTACCAGGGTGCGGTCTCAGTCGAGGTGAGGTTCAGCACGGACTCGTACGCCTCCTGATACGCCGGCCACAGCTTGCGCTCGGCGACGTCGTTGGTGTTGTACTTCCACAGCTTCGTGGGGTCGTCCAGGCGGGCCAAGAGCCGTTTCTTCTGAGTGTCGCGGCTGATGTGCAGGAAGCACTTCACCACGGTCGTGCCCTGGTCGGCGAGTTCCTGCTCGAACTCGTTGATCAGGCCGTAGCGCAGCTCCCACCGGTCGCGCGGGACCAGGTCGCGGACCCGGACGATGAGGACGTCCTCGTAATGGCTGCGGTCGAAGACGCCGACCATGCCGGGTGCCGGCAGGGCCTTGCGGATCCGCCACAGGAAGTCGTGGGCCAGCTCCTCCTTGGTCGGAGCCTTGAAGGAGTTGATGCGCAGGCCGCCGGGGTCCATCACGCCGGCGACGTGCTTGACCGTGCCTCCTTTGCCGGAGGTGTCCATGCCCTGCAGGACGAGCAGCAGGTTCTGGCGGGCGGGCTTGGTGCCGCCGTGCGCCTGCGCGAACAGGCGCTCCTGCAGATCGGCCAGGCGCCCGGCGAATTTCGGCAGTTTGCGCAGGGCATCGGCCTTGGAGTCGACGCCGGGGTGCGCATCGGACGGGATCTTGGAGAGCTTCACCGGGGAGTCCGGGGCCCGCAGCATCTTCGTGAACGACTTCGCCATGAAGGAAGACTGCCATCCGGGTTAACGGACCGCATCTCGTTCGGAGCCGTTCCGGGTCTGGGCGCCCGTTCCGGGTCTAGGCGCTCGCGCCGACTCCGGCCTGCTCAGCCGCAGCGAGCGCCACGCCGTCCCGGGCCAGGGCGGTGATCCGGGAGATCGCACGCAGGTACTTCTTTCGGTAGCCACCGCGCAGCAACTCGGGGGTGAACAGGTCGCCGAGCGGCGTGCCGGAGGCAATCACCGGGACCTTGCGGTCGTAGAGCCGGTCTATCAGCACCACGAGGCGCAGGGCCACGTTCTGGTCGTCCAGCGGCCGCACGCCGGTGAGCCCGACCGCGCTGACGCCGTCGATCAGGGCGCCGTAGCGGCTGGGGTGGACCGCGGCGAGTTCGCCGGTCAGTCCGTCGAAGGTGTCCAGCGTGGCGCCGGAGAGCTCGTCCACGGTGCGGGTCACGGCGTCCTCGGAGACCGGGGAGGGCGGCGTGGGCAGGTCGCGGTGGCGGTAGTCGGGCCCGTCCACGCGCAGCACCTCGAAGCGCGCCGACAGCGCCTGGATCTCGCGCAGGAAGTCGGCGGCGGCGAAGCGGCCCTCGCCGAGCTTGTCCGGCAGCGTGTTGGAGGTCGCGGCCAGCTTCACGCCGCGGTCGGACAGCCGGGTGAGCAGCGTGGAGACCAGGACGGTGTCGCCGGGGTCGTCGAGTTCGAACTCGTCGATGCAGACCAGCGCGAAGTCCGCCAGCCGCTCCACCGCGGCGGCGAAGCCTAGGGCGCCGACCAGGCTGGTGTACTCGACGAACGTGCCGTAGGCCTTCTTCTCGCGCGGCGCCGGGGACTCGTGCCAGAGCGAGGCCAGCAGGTGGGTCTTGCCGACGCCGAAGCCGCCGTCGAGGTAGACGCCGATCGCGCCGGGGACCGGAGCCTTCCGCTTGAACAGCCCGC
This window harbors:
- a CDS encoding quinone oxidoreductase family protein; this encodes MRAIVVGQTGGPEVLQLSDVTAPEPGPGELLVEVGAAGVNFIETYQRSGLYAIKLPFTPGAEAAGHVLAVGEGVTEFQPGDRVATVDARGSYAEQVIVPADRAVTVPDSVDIQTAAAVMLQGMTAHYLTQSTYPVKGGETALVHAAAGGMGLLLTQMVKAAGGKVIGTVSSDAKAKLAAEAGADEVIRYDQVAGEELAAEVRRRNGGHGVHVVYDGVGKDTFEASLGALRPRGMLVSFGNASGPVPPFAPLRLSAAGSLFLTRPTLGNYIVARQELEWRADDLFRWIQEGSLTVRIGATFPLGEAGEAQSELESRKTTGKLLLIP
- a CDS encoding GNAT family N-acetyltransferase, which produces MTMQIRPATDEDWPHIWPFFRSICAEGETYVYPYEPTEAEGCSMWMEQPPGLTVVAVDAAGTVLGSAKMGPNRPGPGAHVSTASYMVDPAAAGRGVGRALGEYTLAWAREQGYRAMQFNAVVESNARAVHLWRSIGFEIIGTVPEAFLSRAHGYVGIHVMHQKLD
- a CDS encoding polyphosphate kinase 2 family protein, translating into MAKSFTKMLRAPDSPVKLSKIPSDAHPGVDSKADALRKLPKFAGRLADLQERLFAQAHGGTKPARQNLLLVLQGMDTSGKGGTVKHVAGVMDPGGLRINSFKAPTKEELAHDFLWRIRKALPAPGMVGVFDRSHYEDVLIVRVRDLVPRDRWELRYGLINEFEQELADQGTTVVKCFLHISRDTQKKRLLARLDDPTKLWKYNTNDVAERKLWPAYQEAYESVLNLTSTETAPWYVIPADRKWYRNYAITRLLVETLERIDPQWPPADYDIETEKKRVLAS
- the zapE gene encoding cell division protein ZapE; translated protein: MPTSAPLVSAPAATLVGRRPDVGADRLIADLVPPPRFDRVRFSSYVPNPAEPSQTAARDRLQAFAATVGAVAPKKSGGLFKRKAPVPGAIGVYLDGGFGVGKTHLLASLWHESPAPREKKAYGTFVEYTSLVGALGFAAAVERLADFALVCIDEFELDDPGDTVLVSTLLTRLSDRGVKLAATSNTLPDKLGEGRFAAADFLREIQALSARFEVLRVDGPDYRHRDLPTPPSPVSEDAVTRTVDELSGATLDTFDGLTGELAAVHPSRYGALIDGVSAVGLTGVRPLDDQNVALRLVVLIDRLYDRKVPVIASGTPLGDLFTPELLRGGYRKKYLRAISRITALARDGVALAAAEQAGVGASA